One Amorphoplanes digitatis genomic window carries:
- a CDS encoding glycosyl hydrolase family 18 protein: protein MRRQLAAAAFAVLVAATGTLALQGSSEAAVLPGNFKSVGYQPSWAGNVNSIQYGKLTHINYAFVLPNSNGTLQAVPDPGKLTSLVSLGHQNNVKVGLALGGWNDGNDSAFEALAGNSGARTTFVNAVLGLVTQYNLDGIDIDWEYPDPGTSANNYTALMQQLSTALHGRGKLLTAAVVSEGGTANGVQPAVFAMVDWLNIMAYDGGSPHANYDWSIASVNFWKSRGLPAAKAVLGVPFYSRPGYRTYAQIVATNAAFANQDCATISGVNECYNGLPTIRRKTQWAMANAGGMMNWELSQDATGANSLVSAIYTTATGGGPTTPPTNPPSGRTGRITGIAGKCVDIAAASSANGAAVQLYDCNGTAAQTWTVATDGTLRALGKCMDVAAAGTANGSLVQLYDCNGTGAQQWQAQSDGTLRNPASGRCLDASNNSSANGTRLQIWDCFAGANQRWVLPA, encoded by the coding sequence ATGAGACGACAACTGGCCGCAGCCGCGTTCGCGGTGCTCGTGGCCGCCACGGGCACGCTCGCACTGCAAGGCAGTTCCGAGGCGGCCGTCCTGCCCGGCAACTTCAAGAGCGTCGGCTACCAGCCGTCGTGGGCGGGCAACGTCAACAGCATCCAGTACGGCAAGCTGACACACATCAACTACGCGTTCGTGCTGCCGAACTCCAACGGCACCCTCCAGGCGGTGCCGGACCCGGGCAAGCTGACGTCGCTGGTCTCGCTCGGCCACCAGAACAACGTCAAGGTCGGGCTCGCGCTCGGCGGCTGGAACGACGGGAACGACTCCGCGTTCGAGGCGCTCGCCGGCAACTCCGGCGCACGCACCACCTTCGTCAACGCCGTGCTGGGCCTGGTCACCCAGTACAACCTCGACGGCATCGACATCGACTGGGAGTACCCCGACCCCGGCACCTCGGCCAACAACTACACGGCCCTGATGCAGCAGCTCAGCACGGCGCTGCACGGCCGGGGCAAGCTGCTCACCGCCGCGGTCGTCTCCGAGGGCGGCACCGCGAACGGCGTGCAGCCCGCGGTCTTCGCCATGGTCGACTGGCTCAACATCATGGCGTACGACGGCGGCAGCCCGCACGCCAACTACGACTGGTCGATCGCCAGCGTCAACTTCTGGAAGAGCCGCGGCCTGCCGGCCGCGAAGGCGGTGCTCGGCGTGCCGTTCTACAGCCGGCCCGGCTACCGGACGTACGCGCAGATCGTCGCCACCAACGCGGCCTTCGCCAACCAGGACTGCGCCACCATCAGCGGCGTCAACGAGTGCTACAACGGCCTGCCGACGATCCGCCGCAAGACCCAGTGGGCCATGGCGAACGCCGGCGGCATGATGAACTGGGAGCTCTCCCAGGACGCGACCGGCGCGAACTCGCTGGTCAGCGCGATCTACACGACGGCGACCGGCGGCGGGCCGACCACCCCGCCGACGAACCCGCCCTCGGGGCGCACCGGCCGGATCACCGGCATCGCCGGCAAGTGCGTCGACATCGCCGCGGCCTCGTCGGCCAACGGCGCCGCGGTGCAGCTCTACGACTGCAACGGCACCGCCGCGCAGACCTGGACGGTGGCCACCGACGGCACGCTGCGGGCGCTGGGCAAGTGCATGGACGTCGCGGCCGCGGGCACGGCGAACGGCTCGCTGGTGCAGCTGTACGACTGCAACGGCACGGGCGCACAGCAGTGGCAGGCGCAGAGCGACGGCACGCTGCGCAACCCGGCCTCCGGCCGCTGCCTGGACGCGTCGAACAACAGCTCGGCCAACGGGACCCGCCTACAGATCTGGGACTGCTTCGCCGGCGCGAACCAGCGCTGGGTGCTACCCGCCTAA
- a CDS encoding acyl carrier protein, translating to MATRAEITSGLAEILEEVAGVNPDDVAEEKSFTDDLDVDSLSMVEVVVAAEEKFGVKIPDNEVQNLKTVGDAVSFIEANH from the coding sequence ATGGCAACCCGCGCTGAGATCACCTCCGGCCTCGCCGAGATCCTCGAGGAGGTCGCCGGGGTGAACCCGGACGACGTCGCCGAGGAGAAGTCCTTCACCGACGACCTGGACGTCGACTCGCTGTCCATGGTCGAGGTCGTGGTGGCCGCCGAGGAGAAGTTCGGCGTCAAGATCCCCGACAACGAGGTCCAGAACCTCAAGACCGTCGGCGACGCCGTCTCCTTCATCGAGGCGAACCACTGA
- a CDS encoding acyltransferase domain-containing protein, whose protein sequence is MLAVLSPGQGSQKPGFLSSWLDLPGAEARLRWWSALAGVDLIHLGTEADADEIKDTARTQPLLVAAALLAAEHLPMYDVGLVAGHSVGELGAAALAGVLPAEAAITLAGVRGREMAAACAIKPTGMSAVLGGDADEVIATIEKHGLHAANRNGAGQIVAAGALEDLAKFAAEPPAKARIISLSVAGAFHTPYMAPAERALGAVAGGVTVADPARILLSNLDGAAVIHGREMLQRLVRQVTAGVRWDLVMRTLRDLGVTGVIELPPAGTLAGLVKRELKGDGAPEIVTLNTPDDLAAARDLIARHGTVSTHEPTPAFRVVVAPSAGVFRPADGLDEGADVRTGQVVGQVVTRQGPVEITAHGAGVLTEWLAHHDDPVAPGQPVARIGGLLQ, encoded by the coding sequence GTGCTCGCAGTCCTCTCACCCGGCCAGGGCTCCCAGAAGCCCGGCTTCCTCTCCTCGTGGCTCGACCTTCCCGGCGCCGAGGCCCGCCTCCGCTGGTGGTCGGCGCTCGCCGGCGTCGACCTGATCCACCTCGGCACCGAGGCCGACGCCGACGAGATCAAGGACACCGCGCGCACCCAGCCCCTGCTCGTCGCCGCCGCCCTGCTCGCGGCCGAGCACCTGCCGATGTACGACGTCGGCCTGGTCGCCGGCCACAGCGTCGGCGAGCTGGGCGCCGCCGCCCTCGCCGGCGTGCTGCCGGCCGAGGCCGCGATCACCCTCGCCGGGGTCCGCGGCCGCGAGATGGCCGCCGCCTGCGCGATCAAGCCGACCGGCATGAGCGCGGTCCTCGGCGGCGACGCCGACGAGGTGATCGCCACGATCGAGAAGCACGGGCTGCACGCGGCGAACCGCAACGGCGCCGGCCAGATCGTCGCCGCCGGCGCGCTGGAGGACCTCGCCAAGTTCGCCGCCGAGCCGCCGGCCAAGGCGCGGATCATCAGCCTGTCGGTCGCCGGCGCGTTCCACACCCCCTACATGGCGCCCGCCGAGCGGGCACTCGGCGCGGTCGCCGGCGGCGTCACCGTCGCCGACCCGGCCCGCATCCTGCTGTCGAACCTGGACGGCGCGGCCGTCATCCACGGCCGCGAGATGTTGCAGCGCCTGGTGCGGCAGGTCACCGCCGGAGTCCGCTGGGACCTGGTGATGCGGACCCTGCGCGACCTCGGCGTCACCGGCGTCATCGAGTTGCCGCCGGCCGGGACCCTGGCCGGCCTGGTAAAACGCGAGCTCAAGGGCGACGGTGCCCCGGAGATCGTCACGCTGAACACGCCGGACGACCTGGCCGCCGCCCGCGACCTGATCGCCCGGCACGGCACGGTCTCCACTCACGAGCCGACCCCCGCATTCCGGGTCGTGGTGGCGCCAAGCGCCGGTGTGTTCCGGCCCGCCGACGGCCTGGACGAGGGCGCCGACGTGCGTACCGGTCAGGTGGTCGGCCAGGTGGTGACCCGCCAGGGCCCGGTCGAGATCACCGCGCACGGCGCCGGCGTGCTCACCGAGTGGCTGGCCCACCACGACGACCCGGTGGCCCCCGGCCAGCCGGTCGCCCGCATCGGCGGACTGCTCCAGTGA
- a CDS encoding PucR family transcriptional regulator, with translation MAKPAKTGGAGRRPPLAATLRRVEGRAGALATASVARMDETLPWFRDLPADQRSWVMLVAQAGVRSLVEWLRSGGTAAGTQEISDEVFAAAPRALARAITLTQTVQLVKVTIDVAESEVASLAAAGEEEALATAILKFSREIAFSAARVYARAAESRGAWDARLQALLVDALLRGDSSDVLASRAAALGWADAPPVAVVVGRSPGGDITAVLHSVYRAARRARVEVIGGVHGDRLVIVMGGAADPLATAGQLAASFGEGPIVVGPAVPSLDHATESARAALAGFRAAPAWPGAPTPVAADDLLPERALAGDSEARRALRHDAYGAVVRAGGGLLETLDAFFAAGGVLESAARELFVHPNTVRYRLRRVAEVTGLSPLDGRDAFALRLALAIGRLDPAS, from the coding sequence GTGGCGAAGCCAGCGAAGACCGGGGGTGCGGGCCGGCGGCCGCCCCTGGCCGCCACGCTGCGTCGTGTCGAGGGCCGCGCCGGCGCACTGGCCACCGCCAGCGTCGCCCGGATGGACGAGACCCTGCCGTGGTTCCGGGACCTGCCCGCCGACCAGCGCTCCTGGGTCATGCTCGTCGCACAGGCCGGCGTGCGCTCGCTGGTGGAGTGGCTGCGCTCCGGCGGCACCGCGGCCGGCACCCAGGAGATCTCCGACGAGGTCTTCGCCGCCGCGCCGCGCGCGCTGGCCCGCGCGATCACGCTGACCCAGACCGTCCAGCTGGTCAAGGTCACCATCGACGTCGCCGAGTCCGAGGTGGCCAGCCTCGCCGCCGCGGGCGAGGAGGAGGCGCTCGCGACGGCCATCCTCAAATTCTCCCGGGAGATCGCCTTCTCCGCGGCCCGGGTGTACGCCCGCGCCGCCGAGTCCCGGGGCGCCTGGGACGCCCGGCTCCAGGCGCTGCTCGTCGACGCCCTGCTGCGCGGCGACTCCTCCGACGTGCTCGCCAGCCGGGCCGCCGCGCTCGGCTGGGCGGACGCGCCGCCCGTCGCCGTGGTCGTGGGGCGCTCACCCGGCGGCGACATCACCGCGGTGCTGCACAGCGTCTACCGGGCGGCCCGGCGCGCCCGGGTCGAGGTCATCGGCGGGGTGCACGGCGACCGGCTCGTCATCGTCATGGGCGGGGCCGCCGATCCGCTCGCCACCGCCGGGCAGCTCGCGGCCAGCTTCGGCGAGGGGCCGATCGTGGTCGGGCCCGCCGTGCCGTCGCTGGACCACGCCACCGAGTCGGCCCGGGCCGCCCTGGCCGGCTTCCGGGCCGCGCCCGCCTGGCCCGGCGCGCCGACCCCGGTCGCCGCCGACGACCTGCTGCCGGAGCGCGCCCTGGCCGGCGACTCCGAGGCCCGGCGGGCGCTGCGGCACGACGCGTACGGCGCGGTCGTGCGGGCCGGCGGCGGGCTGCTGGAGACGCTTGACGCGTTCTTCGCCGCCGGCGGGGTACTGGAGAGCGCGGCCCGCGAGCTCTTCGTGCACCCGAACACCGTGCGGTACCGGCTCCGGCGGGTCGCCGAGGTGACCGGGCTGTCTCCCCTGGACGGGCGGGACGCCTTCGCGCTGCGGCTCGCGCTCGCCATCGGCCGGCTCGACCCTGCGAGCTAA
- a CDS encoding beta-ketoacyl-ACP synthase III produces the protein MNAGSRIVAMGHYQPSRVITNDDLAEIVQTNDAWIRDRVGIAERRVADAESVADMATFAAEKALAGSGLTAADIDMVVVATCSSIDRCPNVASRVAARLGISAPAAMDVNTACSGFSYALGTVDHAIRAGASRNAIVIGAEKLSDVTDWTDRTTAVLFGDGAGAAVVSASADGETPGVGPVLWGSAPEKGDVLRIEGWQPYIQQEGQSVFRWATTALAPFALQACERAGVRPDELAAFVPHQANTRIIDGIVKRLGLGPNVVVAKDLIESGNTSAASVPLALSKLVERREVPSGAPVLLFGFGGGLTYAGQVVRCP, from the coding sequence ATGAACGCGGGTTCCCGCATCGTCGCGATGGGCCACTACCAGCCCTCGCGCGTGATCACCAACGACGACCTCGCGGAGATCGTCCAGACCAACGACGCGTGGATCCGGGACCGGGTCGGCATCGCCGAGCGGCGCGTCGCCGACGCCGAGTCCGTCGCCGACATGGCCACCTTCGCCGCGGAGAAGGCCCTGGCCGGCTCCGGGCTCACCGCCGCCGACATCGACATGGTCGTCGTGGCGACCTGCTCGTCGATCGACCGCTGCCCGAACGTGGCCTCCCGGGTCGCCGCCCGGCTGGGCATCTCCGCGCCGGCCGCGATGGACGTGAACACGGCCTGCTCCGGCTTCTCGTACGCGCTGGGCACGGTCGACCACGCCATCCGCGCGGGCGCCAGCCGCAACGCCATCGTCATCGGCGCGGAGAAGCTGTCCGACGTCACCGACTGGACCGACCGCACCACCGCCGTGCTGTTCGGCGACGGCGCGGGCGCGGCCGTGGTCTCCGCGTCCGCCGACGGCGAGACGCCCGGCGTCGGCCCGGTGCTGTGGGGCTCGGCGCCGGAGAAGGGCGACGTGCTGCGGATCGAGGGCTGGCAGCCCTACATCCAGCAGGAGGGCCAGAGCGTCTTCCGGTGGGCGACCACCGCGCTGGCGCCGTTCGCGCTCCAGGCCTGCGAGCGCGCCGGCGTCCGGCCGGACGAGCTCGCGGCGTTCGTGCCGCACCAGGCAAACACCCGCATCATCGACGGCATCGTGAAGCGGCTCGGCCTCGGCCCGAACGTCGTCGTCGCCAAGGACCTGATCGAATCCGGCAACACCTCCGCGGCGAGCGTGCCGCTGGCCCTGTCCAAGCTCGTCGAGCGGCGCGAGGTGCCCTCGGGCGCCCCGGTCCTGCTCTTCGGCTTCGGCGGCGGCCTCACCTACGCGGGACAGGTTGTCCGCTGCCCCTGA
- the fabF gene encoding beta-ketoacyl-ACP synthase II, which translates to MSRTDVVVTGLGATTPLGGDVASTWDAMLAGRSGVGVLTQEWAAQLPVRIAAQLAVDPSEVIERVKLRRLDRSEAIALIAGHQAWADSGLKDSGLDPERLAVSFGSGIGGAQTLLAQDDILEAFGPRRVSPHTVPMLMPNGPAAWVGLELGAQAGVHSMASACATGAEAISLGLDIIRSGRADVVMAGGTEAVIHPLPIAGFASMRAMSARNDAPEKASRPWDKGRDGFVLGEGAGAVVLERADHAAARGARVYARLAGAGITSDGYDIVQPHPQGAGAIRAITKALADAGVSKSDIVHVNAHATSTPVGDMAEIAALRAAIGNHPVLTSTKSMSGHLLGAAGALESIATILAIRDSVVPPTINLDDPDDALDMDVAAHKARPLDIPAALNNSFGFGGHNVALVFTRA; encoded by the coding sequence ATGAGCAGAACAGACGTCGTCGTCACCGGGCTCGGCGCGACGACCCCGCTTGGCGGGGACGTCGCGTCCACCTGGGACGCCATGCTGGCCGGCCGCTCCGGGGTGGGGGTACTCACCCAGGAGTGGGCCGCGCAGTTGCCCGTACGCATCGCCGCACAGCTCGCGGTCGACCCCTCCGAGGTCATCGAACGCGTCAAGCTGCGCCGGCTCGACCGCTCCGAGGCGATCGCGCTGATCGCCGGCCACCAGGCCTGGGCCGACAGCGGCCTCAAGGACTCCGGTCTCGACCCCGAGCGGCTCGCCGTCAGCTTCGGCAGCGGCATCGGCGGCGCGCAGACCCTGCTGGCCCAGGACGACATCCTGGAGGCCTTCGGGCCGCGCCGGGTCAGCCCGCACACCGTGCCGATGCTGATGCCCAACGGCCCCGCCGCCTGGGTCGGCCTCGAGCTCGGCGCCCAGGCGGGCGTCCACTCGATGGCCAGCGCCTGCGCGACCGGCGCCGAGGCGATCTCGCTCGGCCTGGACATCATCCGCTCCGGCCGGGCCGACGTGGTCATGGCCGGCGGCACCGAGGCCGTGATCCACCCGCTGCCGATCGCCGGCTTCGCCTCGATGCGGGCCATGTCCGCCCGCAACGACGCGCCCGAGAAGGCCTCCCGCCCCTGGGACAAGGGCCGCGACGGCTTCGTGCTCGGCGAGGGCGCCGGCGCGGTCGTGCTCGAGCGCGCCGACCACGCCGCCGCCCGCGGTGCCCGGGTCTACGCCCGGCTCGCCGGCGCCGGCATCACCTCCGACGGCTACGACATCGTGCAGCCGCACCCACAGGGCGCGGGCGCGATCCGGGCCATCACCAAGGCGCTCGCCGACGCGGGCGTGTCCAAGTCCGACATCGTGCACGTCAACGCGCATGCCACCTCCACACCAGTCGGTGACATGGCCGAGATCGCCGCGCTGCGGGCCGCGATCGGCAACCACCCGGTCCTCACCTCGACCAAGTCGATGTCCGGGCACCTGCTCGGCGCGGCCGGGGCGCTGGAGTCGATCGCCACGATCCTGGCGATCCGGGACAGCGTCGTTCCGCCGACCATCAACCTGGACGACCCGGACGACGCTCTCGACATGGATGTGGCGGCGCACAAGGCGCGACCGCTCGACATCCCGGCCGCGCTGAACAACTCGTTCGGCTTCGGCGGCCACAACGTGGCCCTGGTCTTCACCCGTGCGTGA
- a CDS encoding TetR/AcrR family transcriptional regulator — protein MDDKRRLILDQALALVDEQGLGAMSMRAVAERVGLTSMALYPYVGGKDALLDGLVDLLHLELGTEYGEDPAGIDWRQRLRALGRAVRALSRAHPGAYPLLLNRPSAGASASWLTAALRGCLHDAGVPADQVPRQTRMICAFLLGYTVGEVTGGLPVDDAAGHGDAAAEFDADLDDLVRLVEVTVGVG, from the coding sequence GTGGACGACAAGAGACGGCTCATCCTCGACCAGGCACTGGCTCTCGTCGACGAACAGGGCCTCGGTGCCATGTCCATGCGCGCCGTCGCGGAACGGGTCGGGCTCACCTCGATGGCGCTCTATCCGTACGTCGGCGGCAAGGACGCTCTGCTCGACGGGCTGGTCGACCTGCTGCACCTGGAACTCGGCACCGAGTACGGCGAGGACCCGGCCGGCATCGACTGGCGCCAGCGGCTCCGGGCGCTGGGCCGGGCGGTGCGGGCGCTCTCCCGCGCGCATCCCGGCGCGTACCCCCTGTTGCTGAACCGGCCGTCCGCCGGCGCCTCGGCGTCCTGGCTGACCGCCGCCCTGCGGGGCTGCCTGCACGACGCGGGCGTGCCCGCGGACCAGGTGCCGCGGCAGACCCGGATGATCTGCGCGTTCCTGCTCGGGTACACCGTCGGCGAGGTGACCGGCGGCCTGCCCGTCGACGACGCGGCCGGGCACGGCGACGCCGCCGCCGAGTTCGACGCGGACCTGGACGACCTGGTCCGGCTGGTGGAGGTCACCGTAGGCGTTGGCTGA
- the gltX gene encoding glutamate--tRNA ligase, whose protein sequence is MTVRVRFAPSPTGMFHVGGARSALQNWIVAQQTGGVFVLRIEDTDAARNRPEWTEGILSALDWIGIERGTYEGPYYQSTYADEHTAAATRLYAEGRAYYCGCTRDDAVARSGNKHTGYDGFCRDRALGPGEGRALRFRTPDEGNTVVVDMVRGEPTFENKLIEDFIIARSDGSAVFLLANVVDDMTMGITHVIRAEEHLPNTPKQQLLWEALGAKPPVWAHVPVIVNEKRQKLSKRRDKVALESYRDEGYLAAAMRNYLMLLGWAPSGDREIVPWSVVEEEFKLSEVSHSPAFFDVKKLRAFNGDYIRALDAEEFAAVCAPWLGGTDTIPAPPWDPAAFDPNVFAAVAPLAQTRIAVLSEIVEYVDFLFLDEPVSDEQSWNKAMKEGAADILDAAAAAFGAQADWSAEPLKAALEKVGEERGLKLGKTQAPVRVAATGRTVGLPLFESLEVLGRERTLARLASARAKLG, encoded by the coding sequence GTGACAGTTCGCGTACGCTTCGCCCCTTCTCCGACCGGAATGTTCCACGTCGGCGGCGCCCGTTCGGCGCTGCAGAACTGGATCGTCGCCCAGCAGACGGGCGGCGTCTTCGTCTTGCGCATCGAGGACACCGATGCCGCCCGTAACCGTCCCGAATGGACCGAGGGCATCCTCTCGGCGCTCGACTGGATCGGCATCGAGCGCGGCACCTACGAGGGCCCCTACTACCAGTCGACGTACGCCGATGAACACACCGCCGCCGCGACCCGCCTCTACGCCGAGGGCCGCGCCTACTACTGCGGCTGCACCCGCGACGACGCGGTCGCCCGCTCGGGCAACAAGCACACCGGCTACGACGGCTTCTGCCGCGACCGGGCCCTCGGCCCCGGCGAGGGCCGGGCGCTGCGCTTCCGCACGCCCGACGAGGGCAACACCGTGGTCGTCGACATGGTCCGCGGCGAGCCGACCTTCGAGAACAAGCTGATCGAGGACTTCATCATCGCCCGCAGCGACGGCTCGGCCGTCTTCCTGCTGGCCAACGTCGTCGACGACATGACAATGGGCATCACCCACGTGATCCGCGCCGAGGAGCACCTGCCCAACACCCCGAAGCAGCAGCTGCTGTGGGAGGCGCTGGGGGCCAAGCCGCCGGTCTGGGCGCACGTACCGGTCATCGTCAACGAGAAGCGGCAGAAGCTCTCCAAGCGGCGCGACAAGGTGGCGCTGGAGTCCTACCGCGACGAGGGCTACCTCGCCGCCGCGATGCGCAACTACCTGATGCTGCTCGGCTGGGCGCCCTCCGGCGACCGGGAGATCGTGCCGTGGTCGGTCGTCGAGGAGGAGTTCAAGCTCTCGGAGGTCAGCCACTCGCCCGCGTTCTTCGACGTGAAGAAGCTGCGCGCGTTCAACGGCGACTACATCCGCGCCCTGGATGCCGAGGAGTTCGCCGCGGTGTGCGCGCCCTGGCTGGGCGGCACCGACACGATCCCGGCGCCGCCGTGGGACCCGGCGGCCTTCGACCCGAACGTGTTCGCCGCGGTGGCGCCGCTGGCGCAGACCCGCATCGCGGTGCTCAGCGAGATCGTCGAGTACGTCGACTTCCTCTTCCTCGACGAGCCGGTCTCCGACGAGCAGTCGTGGAACAAGGCGATGAAGGAGGGCGCGGCCGACATCCTCGACGCCGCCGCCGCGGCGTTCGGCGCGCAGGCCGACTGGTCGGCCGAGCCGCTGAAGGCGGCCCTCGAGAAGGTCGGCGAGGAGCGCGGGCTCAAGCTGGGCAAGACCCAGGCACCGGTACGCGTGGCCGCGACCGGTCGCACCGTCGGCCTGCCGCTCTTCGAGTCGCTCGAGGTGCTGGGCCGGGAGCGGACGCTCGCCCGGCTGGCCTCGGCCCGCGCCAAACTGGGCTGA
- a CDS encoding MFS transporter — protein MSVTQGTPAALAEPTVPVRRSWVGLLFAANLGLWMAFFTPVQVLLPEQITEIGIVGKEAALGCVTALGALVAIIVNPAAGALSDRTRLRIGGRVYGRRHVWTLAGAAISCLSLLALSGQQNIAGVALGWAGTQVGLNMMLATLTSAVPDRVPVGQRGAVSGWIGMPQALGLVLGAVLCTAVVTGVASGYVAMAVVLVALAVPFALLTPDDPLPPEVKRPTSRTNIWRLFRDNPDFAWAWGTRFLVQLGNALGTLYLLYFLTDRVKLADPDEGLLIMILLYTLGMVATAVIGGRLSDRSGRRKIFVIWSGVVIAIAALLLAIWPTWPVALVGSVLLGAGYGVYLAVDNALITQVLPTAVDRGKDLGVINIATAAPQVLGPAIAAPLVTHLGGYPTLYALTAVVTLLGAVMVVRIRAVP, from the coding sequence ATGAGCGTCACGCAGGGCACGCCGGCCGCGCTGGCCGAACCGACGGTGCCGGTACGGCGCTCCTGGGTCGGCCTGCTCTTCGCCGCGAACCTCGGCCTCTGGATGGCGTTCTTCACGCCCGTGCAGGTGCTGCTGCCCGAGCAGATCACCGAGATCGGCATCGTCGGCAAAGAGGCGGCGCTGGGCTGTGTGACCGCGCTGGGCGCGCTTGTCGCGATCATCGTCAACCCGGCGGCGGGCGCGCTCTCCGACCGGACCCGGCTGCGGATCGGCGGCCGGGTGTACGGGCGCCGGCACGTGTGGACGCTGGCCGGCGCCGCCATCTCCTGCCTGTCGCTGCTTGCCCTGTCCGGGCAGCAGAACATCGCGGGCGTGGCGCTCGGCTGGGCGGGCACCCAGGTCGGGCTCAACATGATGCTGGCCACGCTGACCTCCGCGGTTCCGGACCGGGTGCCGGTCGGCCAGCGCGGTGCGGTCTCCGGCTGGATCGGCATGCCGCAGGCGCTCGGCCTGGTGCTCGGCGCGGTGCTGTGCACGGCGGTCGTCACCGGCGTCGCGTCCGGGTACGTGGCCATGGCCGTGGTCCTGGTCGCGCTCGCCGTGCCGTTCGCGCTGCTGACGCCCGACGACCCGCTGCCGCCGGAGGTGAAGCGGCCGACGTCGCGGACCAACATCTGGCGCCTGTTCCGCGACAACCCCGACTTCGCCTGGGCCTGGGGCACCCGGTTCCTGGTGCAGCTCGGCAACGCGCTCGGCACGCTGTACCTGCTGTACTTCCTCACCGACCGGGTCAAGCTCGCCGACCCGGACGAGGGCCTGCTGATCATGATCCTGCTGTACACGCTGGGCATGGTGGCGACCGCCGTGATCGGCGGGCGGCTGTCGGACCGGTCCGGGCGGCGCAAGATCTTCGTGATCTGGTCCGGCGTGGTCATCGCGATCGCGGCCCTGCTGCTGGCGATCTGGCCGACCTGGCCGGTCGCGCTGGTCGGCTCGGTCCTGCTCGGCGCGGGCTACGGTGTCTACCTGGCCGTGGACAACGCGCTCATCACGCAGGTGCTGCCGACGGCGGTGGACCGGGGCAAGGACCTCGGAGTCATCAACATCGCGACGGCGGCCCCGCAGGTGCTCGGCCCGGCGATCGCCGCGCCGCTGGTCACCCACCTGGGTGGCTATCCGACCCTGTACGCGCTGACGGCGGTCGTGACGCTGCTCGGCGCGGTGATGGTGGTCCGCATCCGTGCGGTCCCCTAG
- a CDS encoding sigma factor-like helix-turn-helix DNA-binding protein, producing the protein MSDGYVTQRYVHLRRTAFLMCGDWARADDLARTTLARFLNEPDAGDPDLWVYADLMGGVKKPRGRRKRVFVAPADSEAGGDAHTVLVLDALHSLAPRCRAVLVLRHFCGLAIDETAGALDLDDGRVLALEAEGLGAFASLLATAHPAGAQ; encoded by the coding sequence ATGTCCGATGGGTACGTTACCCAGCGCTACGTCCATCTGCGTCGTACGGCGTTCCTGATGTGCGGCGACTGGGCGCGCGCCGACGACCTCGCCCGGACCACGCTGGCCCGGTTCCTCAACGAGCCCGATGCCGGCGACCCGGACCTCTGGGTGTACGCGGACTTGATGGGCGGCGTCAAGAAGCCGCGCGGCCGCCGCAAGCGGGTCTTCGTCGCCCCCGCGGACAGCGAGGCCGGCGGCGACGCGCACACCGTGCTGGTCCTCGACGCGCTGCACAGCCTCGCACCGCGCTGCCGGGCGGTGCTCGTCCTGCGCCACTTCTGCGGACTGGCCATCGACGAGACCGCCGGAGCCCTCGACCTCGACGATGGCCGGGTCCTGGCACTCGAGGCCGAGGGTCTTGGCGCCTTCGCGTCGCTGCTCGCGACCGCGCACCCGGCCGGCGCGCAATGA